A single window of Rhodamnia argentea isolate NSW1041297 chromosome 5, ASM2092103v1, whole genome shotgun sequence DNA harbors:
- the LOC115741970 gene encoding uncharacterized protein LOC115741970, protein MIYRKKSNRDLCERFQCSRQTTSKYFTKVLTAVLKPAKEIIIPPSFDVVLEEILMNPQHEPYFKGCGGAINGTHVQASVLVAKAIPFRGRKGITTQNVMCVCSFDMKFTFVYASWDGFAYDFWVFLAALETPRLEFP, encoded by the exons ATGATTTATCGCAAGAAGTCCAATAGAGATTTATGTGAGAGATTCCAATGTTCGAGACAAACTACCAGTAAGTACTTCACTAAAGTATTAACTGCAGTTCTCAAACCGGCAAAAGAGATTATCATACCACCTTCCTTTGATGTTGTTCTAGAGGAGATTCTTATGAATCCTCAACATGAGCCTTACTTCAAG GGTTGTGGAGGTGCTATTAATGGTACCCATGTGCAAGCTTCTGTACTTGTGGCTAAGGCGATCCCATTTAGAGGTAGGAAAGGAATTACCACTCAAAATGTGATGTGTGTTTGTTCgtttgatatgaaatttactttTGTGTATGCTAGTTGGGATGGATTTGCCTACGATTTTTGGGTGTTCTTGGCAGCACTCGAGACTCCTCGCTTGGAATTTCCTTGA
- the LOC115741971 gene encoding uncharacterized protein LOC115741971 — translation MGVSHQDMSIVFGDTYAIGDYVVGNAEGLVLSEGGGNNGDSDAGGDPKELDEHHIHEKVFIAGASFTPVREKHELDRTPNSKRRRKSNIFDVFSTSKALQEMIKVRTCQSTSGSVTSHPITYRPILHWSSGWRPKWHVRLGPKSLQQNYEPSML, via the exons ATGGGAGTCTCACATCAAG ATATGTCTATTGTGTTTGGTGATACCTATGCTATTGGGGATTATGTTGTTGGAAATGCCGAAGGCTTGGTGCTGTCGGAGGGAGGTGGTAACAATGGTGATAGTGATGCAGGAGGTGATCCAAAAGAACTTGATGAACATCATATTCATGAGAAAGTCTTTATAGCTGGTGCATCTTTCACCCCGGTTCGTGAGAAGCACGAGTTAGATAGGACTCCAAATTccaaaaggaggagaaagagtaacatatttgatgtttttAGCACTAGCAAAGCCCTTCAAGAAATGATCAAAGTAAGGACGTGTCAATCAACAAGTGGCTCCGTCACCTCACACCCCATCACCTATAGACCCATACTCCATTGGAGTAGTGGTTGGCGTCCAAAATGGCATGTCCGACTTGGACCGAAATCTTTACAACAAAACTATGAACCAAGCATGCTTTAA